In the genome of bacterium, one region contains:
- the nrdR gene encoding transcriptional repressor NrdR, whose amino-acid sequence MHCPKCLNQDTKVVDSRPVEDAGSIRRRRECEKCNFRFSTYEQIEILDLSVKKRDGSCQPYVRDKLQRGLRRAFEKRSLTDYTFRKVISEIEQEIQKKASGGEISSEQIGEIIMKVIRKVDKVAYIRFASVYRQFEDIQEFKEAILKL is encoded by the coding sequence ATGCATTGCCCAAAATGCTTAAATCAGGACACTAAGGTGGTAGATTCGCGACCTGTAGAAGACGCGGGATCCATTCGCCGCCGCCGCGAGTGTGAGAAATGCAATTTCCGTTTCTCCACTTACGAGCAGATCGAAATTCTCGATTTATCAGTCAAAAAGCGCGACGGTTCTTGCCAGCCTTATGTGCGCGACAAGCTGCAGAGAGGTCTCAGGCGAGCCTTCGAAAAGCGCAGCCTAACGGATTACACTTTTCGCAAAGTAATTTCCGAAATCGAACAGGAGATTCAAAAGAAAGCTTCGGGCGGAGAAATTTCCAGCGAGCAGATCGGAGAGATTATCATGAAGGTTATCCGCAAAGTCGATAAAGTTGCTTATATCCGCTTCGCCAGCGTCTACAGGCAATTCGAAGACATTCAAGAATTCAAAGAAGCCATATTGAAGCTTTAA
- a CDS encoding DUF4147 domain-containing protein: MVFDNFTQLATSTERKQVLRILEAGLNAIHPVNLMKANFAYHPKEDALYINRRPISLKPFNRVVVVGAGKLAGPVAEQIEQQMLSRINGGVIIDIVEANLSKIVSRIGTHPLPSSANVSATEEIITMLNNVTERDLVIAIIGGGGSSLLCSPESVTLDEERKIFTALTEAGASIKETNIVRKHMSRVKGGGLAEIAYPATVISLIFSDVPGDDKSLVASGPTVYDQTTVSDAMDILNKYQILDRCKMDSCGLVETPKDKKYFEKVNNILFCSNKVALQAMADKAADLGLRPKIWSTEFTGEASELASQIVNSVKRGECLIAGGESVVTLQKHSSGKPSVTGSGGRNQEMALAALLAMKEDTVFASLASDGRDNSDVAGGLVDRNNLEMAKRLRIDLQDHLNRHDEYTVLSDINASILTGITGSNVSDLVVCLKY, from the coding sequence ATGGTCTTCGATAATTTTACCCAATTGGCTACTTCTACCGAGCGCAAGCAGGTTTTGCGCATTTTAGAAGCAGGATTGAACGCAATCCATCCTGTAAATTTGATGAAGGCTAATTTTGCATACCACCCCAAGGAAGATGCCCTGTATATCAACAGGCGGCCAATCAGCTTAAAGCCTTTCAACAGAGTTGTCGTTGTCGGGGCGGGCAAACTAGCAGGTCCGGTTGCGGAGCAAATAGAGCAGCAGATGTTGAGCCGGATCAACGGCGGAGTAATAATCGATATAGTAGAGGCTAATCTTAGCAAAATTGTCAGCCGGATCGGCACTCATCCGCTCCCTAGTAGCGCCAATGTTTCTGCTACCGAAGAAATTATTACTATGCTCAATAATGTGACGGAGCGGGATTTAGTGATTGCTATAATAGGCGGCGGCGGGAGCAGTTTGCTGTGCAGCCCGGAAAGCGTGACTTTAGACGAAGAACGCAAGATTTTTACAGCACTCACCGAAGCTGGAGCCAGCATTAAGGAGACGAACATCGTACGCAAGCACATGAGTCGGGTAAAGGGTGGGGGCCTAGCTGAGATAGCTTATCCTGCTACGGTCATCAGTCTTATATTCAGCGATGTTCCTGGAGACGATAAATCCCTTGTTGCTAGCGGTCCTACGGTGTATGACCAAACGACAGTCTCTGATGCAATGGATATCCTTAACAAGTATCAGATACTCGATAGGTGTAAAATGGATTCTTGCGGTTTGGTAGAAACTCCTAAGGATAAGAAATATTTTGAGAAGGTTAACAATATTCTTTTTTGTAGCAATAAAGTAGCGTTGCAAGCGATGGCAGACAAGGCTGCAGATTTGGGCCTGAGGCCGAAGATATGGAGCACGGAATTTACTGGCGAAGCGAGCGAGCTGGCTTCTCAGATAGTCAATTCTGTAAAGCGGGGGGAATGCCTTATCGCCGGCGGCGAAAGCGTGGTAACTCTGCAAAAGCATAGCTCCGGCAAACCTTCTGTGACCGGCAGCGGCGGCCGAAATCAAGAAATGGCGCTGGCTGCTCTTCTGGCCATGAAAGAGGATACGGTGTTTGCATCTTTAGCTTCCGACGGCCGTGATAACAGCGATGTGGCCGGCGGCTTGGTTGATAGGAATAATCTGGAAATGGCTAAGCGGCTTCGCATAGATTTGCAGGATCATTTGAACCGCCATGACGAGTACACGGTGCTTTCGGATATCAACGCATCAATCCTCACCGGTATTACCGGTTCTAACGTCTCTGATTTAGTAGTTTGCCTAAAATATTAA